One genomic segment of Rivularia sp. PCC 7116 includes these proteins:
- a CDS encoding glycosyltransferase, translated as MKIALVHDYLTQRGGAERVFELLCKRFPQADIFTSLYDAQKTIDLGERIVNTTYLQQVPGAAKYFRLMAPFYFPAFRALDLQEYDLIISSSTSFAKAVRKSPKARHVCFCHNVTRFLWDTETYLREYADYQYFAPLIERVFQLMRNVDLSYAQEPDLYIANSSVVARRIKKTYGKKAIVINYPIDTSKFIYSNSKDDYFLASARMIGYKRLDIIVEAFNWLGWQLKISGDGPERERLQSKALKNIEFVGHVSDLERTQLFAKAKSVIVAALEDYGLVPVEANASGTPVVAFGAGGVLDTQVPGKTGVFFKRQTPDSLQTALLEAREIYWNYENIRNHAVANFSEEAFFSKVEQVIDQTSSLQRSQSLIC; from the coding sequence ATGAAAATTGCCTTAGTTCATGATTATTTAACTCAACGGGGAGGCGCAGAAAGAGTATTTGAGTTACTTTGTAAACGTTTTCCTCAAGCAGATATTTTTACATCTTTATATGATGCTCAGAAAACTATTGATTTAGGCGAAAGAATAGTCAATACCACTTATTTGCAACAGGTTCCTGGCGCAGCCAAATACTTTCGGTTAATGGCTCCGTTTTATTTTCCCGCTTTTCGTGCTTTAGACTTGCAAGAATATGATTTAATTATCAGCAGTAGCACCAGTTTTGCCAAAGCTGTACGCAAAAGTCCAAAGGCACGGCATGTTTGCTTTTGTCATAATGTTACCCGTTTTCTGTGGGATACTGAGACTTATCTCAGAGAATATGCGGATTATCAGTATTTTGCTCCGTTAATTGAAAGAGTTTTTCAATTAATGAGAAATGTTGACTTAAGTTACGCACAAGAGCCAGACCTATATATCGCGAATTCTAGCGTTGTTGCTCGTCGTATAAAAAAGACTTACGGGAAAAAAGCTATAGTTATTAACTATCCAATTGATACCAGTAAGTTCATATATTCAAATTCAAAAGACGACTATTTTCTTGCATCAGCAAGGATGATAGGTTACAAACGACTTGATATAATAGTGGAGGCTTTTAACTGGCTGGGATGGCAACTGAAAATTTCAGGTGATGGCCCAGAGAGAGAACGCCTACAATCGAAAGCGTTAAAAAATATCGAATTCGTGGGTCACGTATCCGATTTGGAACGTACTCAATTATTTGCTAAAGCAAAATCTGTAATAGTGGCAGCCTTAGAAGACTATGGGTTAGTTCCGGTAGAAGCAAACGCTAGTGGAACTCCAGTGGTCGCCTTCGGAGCAGGAGGAGTTTTGGATACTCAGGTGCCTGGAAAAACAGGAGTGTTTTTCAAGAGACAAACACCGGATTCTCTACAAACTGCCTTATTAGAAGCCAGGGAAATCTACTGGAATTATGAAAACATCCGCAATCATGCTGTAGCGAATTTTTCGGAAGAAGCATTTTTTAGTAAGGTTGAGCAAGTCATCGACCAAACTAGTAGCTTACAGCGATCGCAGTCCCTGATTTGTTAG
- a CDS encoding PIG-L deacetylase family protein, with product MLKLSLNQLRIALGAVVRDANYNILYNWLLRLKSQPLEANKKPAIVFSPHQDDETIGCGGMIALKRSLGIPVKVVFLTDGRYGSKPDWVHPENVIQYRQEEAHKALEVLGIEASQAEFLNQTDGSLAHLSSEKHNLLTAQLVEILQSFEPQEVYVPHHQDGHPDHEATYYLVQSAIEQSKMQIELLQYPIWMMWRNPLSSHQYFHKNVSAYRLSIGNFKHKKHQAIAAYKSQTPNLPSSFKQAIYSSYEMFFKN from the coding sequence ATGCTTAAACTGTCTTTAAATCAATTGCGAATAGCTTTAGGAGCAGTCGTTAGAGACGCGAACTATAATATACTTTATAACTGGTTGCTACGTTTGAAAAGCCAACCTTTAGAGGCTAATAAGAAACCAGCAATAGTATTTTCTCCGCACCAAGATGATGAAACTATAGGTTGTGGAGGAATGATTGCTCTTAAGCGTTCGTTAGGAATACCAGTTAAAGTGGTGTTTCTGACAGATGGGCGCTACGGTAGCAAACCAGATTGGGTGCATCCAGAGAATGTGATTCAATATCGCCAAGAAGAAGCTCACAAAGCTCTTGAAGTTTTAGGAATAGAAGCTTCACAAGCGGAATTTCTGAATCAAACAGATGGTTCTTTAGCTCATTTGTCTTCAGAAAAACACAACTTATTAACTGCTCAATTAGTTGAAATTCTTCAATCCTTTGAACCCCAAGAAGTTTACGTTCCACATCACCAGGATGGACATCCAGACCATGAAGCCACTTATTATTTAGTGCAGAGCGCGATTGAACAGTCAAAAATGCAGATAGAGCTTTTGCAATATCCAATTTGGATGATGTGGCGAAACCCTCTATCTTCTCATCAATATTTTCATAAAAATGTTAGTGCTTACCGATTATCTATAGGTAACTTTAAACATAAAAAGCATCAAGCAATTGCAGCTTATAAATCTCAAACACCCAACTTACCTTCGAGCTTTAAGCAAGCAATATATTCATCTTACGAAATGTTTTTTAAAAATTAA
- a CDS encoding glycosyltransferase has product MKTNLVKRVTENVAFVADKIQGRLERRRMISLKPNRSAVGNVLLSYVLSPFNLKPGQPIPTSHTQHWECLQMAKTFLDLGYNVDVIWFYNDVFVPKKDYTFFIETRWNLERCIPFLNKDCIKIFHSDAAHILFHNAAEANRLLGLQQRRGITLNPRRFEQPNQAIEYADCATVLGNEFTMDTFRYANKPLYRIPISAPTLYPWAENKDFTACRKNFLWFGSGGLVHKGLDLLLDAFSQMPDYHLFICGPINKEKEFETAFYQELYQTPNIHTIGWVDVTSQNFLDIVNNCLAIAYPSCSEGGGGCVINCMHTGLIPIVSYESSVDISDEYGIIFKENSVEEIKQTIQNISALDASQLEQMAKNSWTFVRETHTRENFARVYRETIEKIMLEYGIKNESLTYA; this is encoded by the coding sequence ATGAAAACCAATTTAGTTAAGCGCGTAACAGAGAATGTTGCTTTTGTAGCAGATAAAATACAAGGTCGTCTCGAAAGGCGGCGGATGATTTCGCTCAAACCGAATAGATCGGCAGTAGGCAATGTACTGCTTTCATACGTTCTAAGTCCATTTAATTTGAAGCCAGGTCAACCCATTCCAACTTCCCATACACAACATTGGGAATGCCTGCAAATGGCTAAAACGTTCTTAGACCTAGGCTATAACGTTGACGTGATATGGTTCTACAATGATGTGTTTGTCCCTAAAAAAGACTATACCTTTTTTATCGAAACACGTTGGAATCTAGAAAGGTGCATACCATTTTTAAATAAAGATTGCATAAAAATATTTCATTCCGATGCAGCCCACATTTTATTTCATAATGCTGCCGAAGCTAATAGGTTACTAGGATTGCAGCAAAGACGCGGTATTACTTTAAATCCCCGAAGATTCGAGCAACCGAACCAAGCCATCGAATACGCCGATTGCGCTACCGTTCTCGGTAACGAGTTTACGATGGATACATTTAGATACGCAAATAAACCGCTGTACCGAATTCCTATTTCTGCTCCGACACTATACCCTTGGGCAGAAAACAAAGATTTTACAGCCTGCCGTAAAAACTTTCTTTGGTTTGGTAGTGGCGGCTTAGTTCATAAAGGATTGGATTTACTTCTAGATGCATTTTCTCAAATGCCAGATTACCATCTATTTATTTGCGGTCCGATTAATAAAGAAAAAGAATTTGAAACAGCTTTTTATCAAGAACTTTATCAAACTCCTAACATTCATACAATTGGCTGGGTTGATGTTACCTCTCAAAATTTTCTAGACATAGTTAACAACTGTTTGGCAATTGCTTATCCATCATGTTCCGAAGGTGGTGGTGGATGTGTAATCAACTGTATGCATACTGGTCTGATTCCTATCGTGAGCTATGAATCTAGCGTAGATATTAGCGATGAGTATGGCATTATTTTCAAAGAAAATTCTGTAGAAGAAATTAAGCAGACCATTCAAAATATTTCAGCACTAGATGCATCGCAACTCGAACAAATGGCTAAGAATTCTTGGACTTTTGTTAGAGAAACTCACACGAGAGAAAATTTTGCTCGCGTTTACAGAGAAACAATCGAGAAAATTATGCTGGAATACGGTATCAAAAATGAGTCATTAACCTATGCTTAA
- a CDS encoding NAD(P)H-dependent oxidoreductase, with product MMIVDNALQKRAEAGNPVKVAMIGAGFMGRGIANQIANSVPGMELVAISNRSVDAAKRAYTEAGIEDIKEIFNVAELEDAVKKGEYAVTEDAMLLCRAEGIDAIIEVTGAIEFGAHVVMEAINHRKHIIMMNAELDGTIGSILKLYADKAGVILSACDGDQPGVEMNLYRFVKSIGLTPLLCGNIKGLQDPYRNPTTQEAFAKRWGQKPHMVTSFADGTKISFEQAIVANATGMKVAQRGMLGYDFKGHVDEMTSMYDIEQLKELGGIVDYVVGAKPGPGVFVFATHDDPKQQHYLNLYKLGEGPLYSFYTPYHLCHFEVPLSVARAVLFGDAVMSPLGGPLVDVVTTAKIDLKAGDTLDGIGFYMTYGQCENAEVVREQNLLPMGLAEGCRLKRDISKDQVLTYDDVELPQGRLCDKLRQEQNAYFAPSKTLAIAR from the coding sequence ATGATGATCGTAGACAACGCTTTACAAAAACGTGCCGAAGCAGGAAACCCAGTCAAGGTAGCAATGATTGGTGCAGGTTTTATGGGTCGCGGAATTGCGAACCAAATTGCTAATTCTGTTCCTGGAATGGAGTTAGTGGCTATTTCTAACCGTAGTGTAGATGCTGCAAAACGAGCTTATACGGAAGCGGGAATTGAAGATATTAAAGAAATTTTCAATGTAGCCGAATTGGAAGATGCTGTAAAAAAAGGTGAATACGCAGTAACTGAAGATGCAATGTTGCTGTGTCGTGCTGAAGGTATTGATGCAATTATCGAAGTAACTGGAGCGATTGAATTTGGCGCTCATGTTGTGATGGAAGCTATCAATCATCGCAAGCATATCATTATGATGAATGCCGAACTCGACGGTACTATTGGTTCTATTTTAAAACTTTATGCCGACAAAGCCGGAGTTATTCTTTCTGCTTGCGATGGCGACCAACCTGGAGTAGAAATGAACCTCTATCGGTTCGTTAAAAGTATTGGTTTAACTCCCTTGCTTTGCGGAAACATCAAGGGTTTGCAAGACCCCTATCGCAATCCCACCACCCAAGAAGCATTCGCTAAACGTTGGGGACAAAAACCTCACATGGTGACTAGCTTTGCCGACGGCACTAAAATTTCCTTCGAGCAAGCGATTGTTGCTAACGCGACCGGAATGAAAGTTGCTCAAAGAGGAATGCTGGGCTACGACTTCAAAGGTCATGTTGATGAAATGACATCAATGTATGACATAGAGCAGTTGAAAGAACTAGGCGGTATTGTAGATTACGTCGTTGGAGCCAAGCCTGGTCCTGGGGTATTTGTTTTTGCAACTCACGATGACCCAAAACAACAACACTATCTCAACCTTTATAAGTTGGGAGAAGGTCCTCTTTACAGTTTCTATACTCCCTATCACCTGTGCCATTTTGAAGTACCTTTGTCAGTAGCTCGTGCTGTACTGTTCGGCGACGCTGTCATGTCTCCTTTGGGTGGTCCTCTGGTAGATGTAGTTACCACGGCCAAAATCGATCTTAAAGCGGGAGATACCCTTGATGGAATTGGTTTCTATATGACCTACGGGCAATGCGAAAATGCCGAAGTAGTTCGCGAGCAAAATTTGCTACCAATGGGATTAGCGGAAGGATGTCGTTTAAAACGAGACATTTCCAAAGACCAAGTTCTTACCTACGATGACGTAGAATTACCACAAGGTAGACTCTGCGACAAACTACGTCAGGAACAAAACGCTTATTTTGCTCCATCTAAAACCTTAGCAATAGCTAGATAA
- the rfbC gene encoding dTDP-4-dehydrorhamnose 3,5-epimerase produces the protein MIFTETELKGAYIIDLERKPDHRGFFARTFCAKELEAHGLKPVVAQCNLSFNHKKGTLRGMHYQTQPAAETKIVRCTKGAIYDVIIDMRPESPTYLQHFGVELTADNHRALYVPEMFAHGYQALSDGCEVMYMVGEFYTPGYEKGLRYDDPFFNIQWPLEATEMSEKDTKWPLMRMMTVGGAS, from the coding sequence ATGATTTTTACCGAAACCGAACTTAAAGGGGCTTATATCATTGACCTAGAGCGAAAACCAGACCACCGTGGTTTCTTTGCCCGGACTTTCTGCGCCAAAGAACTTGAGGCACATGGTTTAAAGCCAGTAGTTGCTCAGTGCAATTTATCTTTTAACCATAAAAAAGGTACCTTGCGGGGAATGCATTATCAAACACAACCGGCAGCAGAAACAAAAATAGTTCGCTGTACTAAAGGTGCTATTTATGACGTAATTATCGATATGCGTCCAGAATCTCCTACTTACTTACAGCATTTCGGTGTGGAATTAACAGCGGATAATCATCGTGCTTTGTACGTACCGGAAATGTTTGCTCATGGCTACCAAGCTCTAAGCGATGGCTGTGAAGTTATGTACATGGTAGGTGAATTTTATACTCCAGGATATGAAAAGGGTTTACGCTACGACGACCCATTCTTCAATATTCAATGGCCTTTGGAAGCAACTGAAATGTCAGAAAAAGATACCAAATGGCCTCTGATGAGAATGATGACCGTTGGTGGTGCTTCGTAA
- a CDS encoding NAD(P)-dependent oxidoreductase, whose product MKILVTGTEGYLGCLLAPLLIERGHEVIGVDTGYYKVGWLYNGTEATAKTLNKDIRHISLEDLQGVEAIVHMAELSNDPTGQLSPTITYDINHVGSVRLAKLAKQAGVRRFVYMSSCSVYGVATEGDVTEESPVNPQTAYAECKTMVERDVKPLANDDFSPTFMRNATAFGASPRMRFDIVLNNLAGLAWTTKEIKMTSDGTPWRPLVHALDISKAIICALEAPRDIVHNQIFNVGDTANNYRVKEIAEFVAEAFPGCKLSFGDNASDNRSYRVSFEKINTVLPGFKCDWDARLGAKQLFEVFNQIDMTEEIFFSRGFTRLKQLEYLIRTQQIDKDFFWAKK is encoded by the coding sequence ATGAAAATTCTCGTAACTGGAACAGAAGGTTATCTCGGTTGTCTGTTAGCTCCGTTGTTAATTGAACGGGGACATGAAGTTATTGGTGTAGACACTGGTTACTACAAAGTTGGTTGGTTGTACAACGGCACCGAAGCCACTGCTAAAACTTTAAACAAAGATATTCGTCATATCTCCTTGGAGGATTTACAAGGGGTAGAAGCTATAGTTCATATGGCCGAACTATCCAACGATCCTACCGGACAATTATCACCAACGATTACTTACGATATCAACCATGTAGGTTCGGTTCGTCTTGCCAAGCTAGCTAAGCAAGCAGGTGTACGTCGCTTCGTATATATGTCTTCCTGTAGCGTTTATGGCGTTGCTACCGAGGGTGATGTTACCGAAGAGTCTCCGGTTAACCCACAAACCGCTTATGCAGAATGTAAAACGATGGTAGAAAGAGATGTTAAGCCCCTCGCCAACGATGATTTTTCTCCTACCTTCATGCGGAATGCAACTGCTTTCGGTGCTTCCCCAAGAATGCGTTTTGATATCGTTCTGAATAACTTAGCTGGTTTAGCATGGACTACCAAAGAAATCAAAATGACCAGCGATGGTACTCCTTGGAGACCGTTAGTTCATGCTTTAGATATTTCTAAAGCTATTATCTGTGCTTTGGAAGCTCCCCGCGATATCGTTCACAATCAAATATTTAACGTTGGAGATACCGCTAATAATTATCGAGTTAAGGAAATTGCCGAATTTGTTGCCGAAGCCTTTCCTGGCTGTAAGTTAAGTTTTGGTGACAATGCTTCTGATAACCGCAGCTACCGAGTTTCTTTTGAAAAAATCAATACCGTTTTACCAGGCTTTAAATGCGATTGGGATGCTCGTTTAGGAGCTAAGCAATTATTTGAAGTTTTTAACCAAATAGATATGACCGAAGAGATATTTTTCTCTAGAGGATTTACCCGTTTAAAGCAGTTAGAGTATTTGATTCGCACTCAACAAATTGATAAAGATTTCTTCTGGGCTAAGAAGTAA
- the lhgO gene encoding L-2-hydroxyglutarate oxidase, which yields MYDFAIIGGGIVGLSTGMALGERYPKARILVLEKENQVAFHQTGNNSGVIHSGIYYKPGSFKAKFSREGCRSMVQFCQEHGIDHEVCGKVIVATSAEELPRLENLYKRGLENGLEVKKITSEEVKEKEPHVTSVAGIWVSSTGIVNYKQVCQKYAEIIQKQGSEIKFNTKVEKIVASGQNQVLETNNGSFETRFVINCAGLYSDRVAKLGKVNPQAKIVPFRGEYYELTPEKRHLVKGLIYPVPNPDFPFLGVHFTRMIDGTVHAGPNAVLSLKREGYKKTDFNLRDFAEVMSYPGFWKLAAKNSDEGIKEIIRSWSKAAFVKSLQQLIPEVRSEDVVPTHAGVRAQALMNNGKLVDDFLIVKGQNSVHVCNAPSPAATSSIEIGKAVAAEIPEQEHLKPAAVNC from the coding sequence ATGTATGATTTCGCGATTATAGGTGGGGGTATAGTCGGTCTTTCTACCGGCATGGCTTTGGGAGAACGCTATCCTAAAGCAAGAATTTTAGTCTTGGAAAAAGAAAATCAAGTCGCGTTTCATCAAACAGGAAATAATAGCGGTGTTATTCACTCGGGTATTTATTATAAGCCTGGTAGCTTCAAAGCCAAATTTTCCCGTGAAGGTTGCCGCTCTATGGTGCAATTTTGTCAAGAACACGGCATTGACCATGAAGTCTGCGGTAAAGTAATTGTTGCAACTTCTGCTGAAGAACTTCCTCGTTTGGAAAATCTCTATAAGCGAGGTTTAGAAAACGGTTTAGAAGTTAAAAAAATCACCAGCGAAGAAGTTAAAGAAAAAGAACCCCACGTAACTAGCGTTGCCGGAATTTGGGTATCATCAACTGGGATTGTAAATTACAAGCAAGTTTGTCAGAAATACGCTGAAATTATCCAAAAACAAGGCAGCGAAATTAAATTCAACACCAAAGTTGAGAAAATAGTTGCTAGCGGTCAAAATCAGGTTCTAGAAACAAACAACGGCAGCTTTGAAACCCGTTTCGTAATCAACTGTGCCGGTTTGTATTCCGACCGTGTAGCCAAGTTAGGAAAAGTTAATCCCCAGGCAAAAATTGTACCTTTTCGCGGTGAATACTACGAACTAACTCCAGAAAAACGTCATCTGGTAAAAGGTTTGATTTACCCGGTTCCCAACCCAGATTTTCCCTTCCTCGGCGTTCACTTTACCAGAATGATAGACGGTACGGTTCATGCAGGACCAAATGCCGTGCTTAGCCTGAAGCGGGAAGGTTATAAGAAAACAGATTTTAATTTGCGTGATTTTGCGGAAGTAATGAGTTATCCAGGCTTTTGGAAGCTCGCAGCAAAAAACTCAGATGAAGGCATTAAGGAAATTATTCGGTCATGGAGCAAAGCAGCCTTTGTAAAAAGCTTGCAACAACTGATTCCTGAAGTTCGCTCGGAAGATGTAGTTCCTACCCATGCAGGGGTTCGCGCTCAGGCATTAATGAATAATGGGAAATTAGTAGACGACTTTTTGATTGTCAAAGGTCAAAACTCCGTTCATGTATGCAATGCTCCTTCTCCAGCAGCTACCTCTTCTATCGAAATTGGCAAAGCTGTAGCCGCAGAAATTCCCGAACAAGAACATCTCAAACCAGCAGCGGTTAATTGCTAA
- the rfbF gene encoding glucose-1-phosphate cytidylyltransferase: MKAVILAGGLGTRLSEETSVRPKPMVEIGGKPILWHIMKIYSAHGINDFIICCGYKGYVIKEYFANYFLHMSDVTFDMRFNQMNVHSGYAEPWRVTLVDTGDNTLTGGRLKRVKEHIGNETFCFTYGDGVSNVNITNIIKFHKEQQTLATLSAVQPPGRFGAIVLGQEQTKITSFREKPEGDNAWINGGFFVLEPQVIDFIEDDSTVWEKQPLEKLADMEQLSAYKHDGFWQPMDTLRDRNYLENLWKNNEAPWKVW, from the coding sequence ATGAAAGCAGTAATTTTGGCTGGAGGTCTTGGTACACGCTTAAGTGAGGAAACTAGCGTTAGACCGAAACCAATGGTAGAAATTGGTGGTAAGCCAATTCTTTGGCATATCATGAAAATCTATTCCGCTCACGGTATTAATGATTTTATTATCTGTTGCGGTTACAAAGGCTACGTTATTAAGGAGTATTTTGCTAACTACTTCTTGCATATGTCAGACGTAACTTTTGATATGCGGTTTAATCAGATGAACGTACATTCAGGTTATGCCGAACCTTGGCGCGTCACTTTAGTAGATACTGGCGACAATACCTTAACTGGTGGAAGATTAAAGCGAGTTAAAGAGCATATTGGCAACGAAACCTTTTGCTTTACCTATGGCGACGGTGTTAGCAACGTTAATATCACTAATATTATTAAATTTCATAAAGAGCAGCAGACCTTAGCGACTTTAAGTGCAGTACAGCCACCGGGACGTTTTGGCGCAATTGTTCTAGGACAAGAGCAAACAAAAATCACTAGTTTCCGTGAAAAACCAGAAGGGGATAATGCTTGGATAAACGGTGGATTTTTCGTTTTAGAACCTCAAGTAATTGACTTTATTGAAGATGATTCCACCGTTTGGGAAAAACAGCCATTGGAAAAACTAGCTGATATGGAACAGCTATCAGCTTACAAGCATGATGGCTTTTGGCAACCTATGGATACTTTAAGAGATAGAAATTATTTAGAGAACCTCTGGAAGAATAACGAAGCTCCTTGGAAGGTTTGGTAA